In Rhinolophus sinicus isolate RSC01 linkage group LG01, ASM3656204v1, whole genome shotgun sequence, the genomic stretch tgtcgtcgtattacccttgatgtcctgaatgtcatcaaaatgtcttcctttcaatatttcctttatctttaggtaaagaaagaagtcattgggggccaggtcagatgagtagggagggtgttccaatacagttatttgtttactgggtaaaaactccctcacagacagtgccgtgtgagctggtgcattgtggtgatgcaagagccatgaattgttggagaaaagttcaggtcatctaactttttcacacacccttttcagcactttcaaatagtaaacttggttaactgtttgtccagttggtacaaatttataatgaataatccctctgatatcaaaaaaagattagcaacatcattgcaacaagttcgcaaacttaattgtcacacatacatacacatattttatttagctgGCAATAAATGCCATACAGAAAGATTTTAAAGATGTGATAGGATTGCAGGAGGCTGTTTAGATTAGTTGGCCAGGGCAAGACCTCTCAAAAGAGGTGATATATAAGGTGAAGCCTGAATGACAAGGAGTTAGCTATATAAACatctgggagaaaaatattccaGCAGATAAACAGTAAGTGCAAAGATCCAAAGAAAGGAATGAGAGTGGCTAGTTGGAAGAATAAAAGGTCAGCATGGCTGGAATGAAGTGAACAAGTCACAAGGTAACATCAGAGAGGTAGGCTAAAACCAGATCTCATGAGGGCCTTGTTAGAAGAGGCACAGAATCAGTCATCAGGGGCCAATGGCATTTTCCCCTTTAATTCTCATACAATAGTAACGATCTTTGCATCTTTCTGATAATAGAATCTCTTGAGCAATATGGTTTTAATTGACTACTGAAGCTGAATCTAAGCTAATACTCTTTAGAGGACGGGAAAAAGAAGGCAGCCAGAACTCTATTTCAAGGTTTTCCACTTAACCTTGAGCTGTTCCTCTCCTggcttttcctcatctgttatGTGAATGACAAAATGGATCATTAGTGACGTCTTAGTTCAATTTCAAAATTACGTCTTTCATGTATCATAGCAGTCAAGCTGGATTTGTAAATATTAAGACCAAAAGCAAGCTTCCAATTTTTCACAAAAAGAATACTGACAAGTCATATGAGGGGAAGTTGAGCAATTTTGTAAGTCTCACAGTGCAAGGCGCTGAAAGCAGAAAACCAAGTAATAAAGGGGTGTGTGAGGGATAGAGCCTCACCACAAGGGTTAGAACTTGATTCCAGCTGGCTCTATTTCATCTTCACTTGTGTGACATGGGCCCACGTACTTTATAACTTCTCTGGCCTGTTTCCTTCTTTACAATAAGGAAGTCCCTTCCAGCAATACGAGTTTAAAAACTGTGAGTTATgcttttccttttacttttccaGTAGGAGGCTCATGATACTCTAAATCTCCTATGTAAGTAACTAAATGAACACTGTATGATCTTCCACTAAAGTGCAAGATCAGTAGCCCCACGTCTATTGATGATTACTGCTAGCTGCCAAGGAAAATTTCTGGGACGCTTAATCAGTTGTGGGATTGTGGGTTGGGTTGTCTCCTTAGGCAAAAAGCTGCTTTGAAGAAACATCTTCATTTTCATCAAGAACTCCGCAAGGAAGCCAGTGGCCTGCAGTGGACACACAACATTTCCAGACCATGGGTCTACTCTTACTTTCAGTTCCTACGAATACCCAGACCTTAAggctggaagaaaacaaaaaagtaagttGGGAGGtggtgaaagaaagagaaacttcCTTCCATAATTTAGTTCCATACTGAGCCCAATTAGTTTCATCTCATCTTGTTCACCTCAACCCACACCTAACTTCACTCTGGGAAGTTCACTCCATTCCCACCAACCCTCTCCACCACATATACTTTACTCAGCCCAATGAAACTAAATGCTTCACTCACCTAAACACGTTATGTTCTCTAGCACCACATAAATCCAGAAGCTTTGGTGCCTAAAACTGGCccgtttttatattttataattatgaaattttataatttcagtttgaATTTTAGTTAGTAAGACACTAACAGTCTTAGGCTagtccaaatatttttttagtcAGTGTGTCTGAAAGAGTTGCAGTTAAATATAAATTCTGTAATGCTTATAATTCTGAATTAGCTAAGAGGAACTAATTCATATATTAAGAATTGTATTATATTCTCTTTATAAAGCAAAATCACATCCATTTCATCCTAATAATCTAAAATTTACTGTCTATTAAAAACAAGGTAATCACTTGATAAATGTTCATTCACTTGATAAATGTTCGTTATTCTCACATCCTCAAAGTATAGATTctagagctgcactgtccaaGAAGCCATATGTAGCtatttaaatgaaagttaaaacaaTTCTCCAGTCACACTAGCTGCATTTGAAGTGCTCAATAACCACACGTGACTACTGGCTACCATTTTATGCAGCACAGATAGTGCCTTTTCATcgttgcagaaagttctattgttctagagcaggggtgtccagacttttttcaacggttttcaccaagggccacatgcggtaaaatacacaaacaaccgggccactcactcgaggtgaagtacgtattgcctcacctggtttatttaactaaatatatttttggaatttgctgcgggccaataaaaaatggatcgcaggccgcagtttggacacccgtTCTAGAGCCATGAATAACAACAAATCTTAAGGTTTTGATTCTATGTCTTGAAGAATGAACTATTCACataatttccccatttttaaaatcacactgACTCTATCAAGGAAGAGTCTTAATTAGATAATTTGTCTTTAACATCTATTTAGTATCAGTGTCTAGTATCTATCACAGAATGATTAAAGGGGATGAGAGAGCCTTATCTATAAAAGGATATTAAAGCAATCAGTATCTGAACCTGAATTTTCCCGCAAATGTACTTAGCCCTATACTATACTTCACTGTCCACAGCTGAAAAACTTAGTATTTGCAGATGATTCCCTCAAATTTCCCACTAATGCTTGTAAGGTATTTCCTTCCTACAGAAACTGCACTTCTACAATCCAGAAGTCAAGCTTAATTTTGATTCTGTATTGCCGTGTTATTGAACTTAGATTTGGTGTTTATTTATAACTGCTttgtgtaaaatagaaataaaatggccAAAAACTTATCAGTCATACTTAATTTAAATGTCACAAACTTTTTCTCAAACTTCTCAACCCtacttgcattcattcattcattcactcattcatttcattcaatatGTTATCAGATGAGAAAGGAGCATCTCAATAATTCAACCAAGAACACTCCAGGAAACTATCGTGAGAAAAAGTACCACCACTGActttatttctcccttcttttaCAAATTGAGGATGTTGCAATCAAGCACCACGGTAGAGTGGCTACACTAAATGTTATTCAAGGTCCCTTCCAAATCTGGTATTAAATTCTTGCTTGAAAGGCCTATTTATCAGTACTGATACACCTGATAAACCCATTTTTAAGTTAACCATAGCAGAATGCAACACATTTAGAAGAATCCAAttaactgaaaacaagaaaatgatttcCCCAGTAGCTAAGCTCCACCATCTAAATGCTGAGAGCCTTCAGAGatgcaaacaaaaataagatGCCAAACTACATCCTCAAGCACTCTGGATTGCTCAATTAGCACTCTAGACAGCTATCTCAAATTGCCTGTCAGGTTTGTTACTCAGGCTTGACAGAAATATGCAACCCAATAAGGATTTTCTACAAATGAGCCTAATTTCTAGTCACTATTTAATGACAAATGCCAAGTGACAGTTTAAAGCTCTAATTTAcctagactatatatatatacaacaccaataatttttcagttaaattcAGATATAGGAATTTATAAGGCAAGCCAATTATTTTCAAAGGGTGACTTGAATAGGGTATTTAAGCTATAGCAGTTTATAAAATACATTGGAGATAGGTTTTATGTGGTTTTCAATTGCTCAAATGACATTCTATTTAGGATAACATGAAATTGGATTATGTATATGCATAAATGTCCTGAATTGTgattcaaacaaaattaaaaggttaAGCCCTCTAATAGAAACtaatttggtattttaattttacaccaatttaaatatttaagatataaataaaaggaaaatataaacaaaatatgtatatgaaatctTAACTAAGCAGGGAACATTTTATAAACTactaaagaaaaactgaaattatcAATATAAATCAATTAAGAATTTTTGGTTTGCCCATTTATTCAGCACAATTGGGTAACTGTATCATATACTATACATACCATAAAGAAATATTAAGGTTTTGAAAAAACAGAGCAGAGTATTTAAGAAGGTATTGTGGCCTTAATTAAATCCTTGATTCAGAAGGCACTTCAGTAACTTTGTGCTTCAAAGTCCTGATCAGCATCACTGTACGCTGCTGAAGAAATTTATTTGTACCACGTACAAACAGTAATTTCCAGTATTATGCAAGAAAACCTTATGTtttaggcattttcttttttcttcctatacaattaaaaataaaatgaacattagtacggtttttacaaatattttgtttattttaatgaagctGGTACAGACAAGGTCCATTAAAACCCATATCCCAGGCcaaaagttacaaataaaatcaaaaagaaCAGTGTTCCGTTGTACACACTTCTGCATGAATAACTTTATTAACTGCTAATGAAAATTAGAACTTTTCTGGGATCTtctgacaatttttttctatattcttaaaACGCTTTCTCTTCAGGGAAGCCATCTTTGGAGTTAGTCTTCACTCTCACCACATCTGTCATCTTGACTCCAACCTGATATTCCTCTTCTTTTGGTCCAGACCCTCAGATTTTAAAAGTAGCTTCAAGTTAAGGAAAGGTCATTTGTCCACAGTTCAGTTCTCTGAAAAACTTCCATCTCCCACTGAAAGTCACAGTCCAGGAGTGAAGCAATCATAGGCTAGAACTTCAGGGCCAATTAGAAAGTCATTATGAACACTTGCATTGGTCGATCTTATTTATCACAAGCCTGAAAATGCACAGTCCTGAAAAAGGTGGCCTCTCTGTGcacatatgtaatatttaaaaaggagaggGCAGTATGAAGGGGGATGAGGTTTGATCACCAAAAATCAgcacaatgaaaacaaacaataatgaaCAATGGTCACTAGAATTCAAATTACCAGATGTTTTAAAGAGATGGGGTGCCAGTTTTCAACTCTGTTTTGAACACCACATTAcaaaagaactatttttaaaaataaaaaaggattgagggaaaagaaaaaaaaataaaaagaatatctaAAACGTTGAATGACCCCCCGTTTGTTCCTGATAAACTTCAATCACATCTTCTTCCTCCATTCCCAGctataagaggaaagaaaaatattttagtagaaTATAAAAGCACTGTTTTTTAATTGCCACTGTTTTAAAGTGCAAAAAGATACAAAAGTGGTCCATAGTTACACTGTTCTAAGATTAAGAATCCTGTTTCCTTTAATCTAAAGaacatagaaatatttctttccttctgatcTGTCTATAGTCATTCATTACTTTGGTGAGTCAATTTCACTTCCAGCATATTCGCTATATAAACCTTAAGTGTTTATTGAAAAGGAccttaaaaagtttttaaactaaTAGAACATGTATTTAATAGTTTAAATAATAGTGCGATAGAcataagtatttgataaaatcccttttctctttcaaaaaacCTAATCTCACTTTGAAATATATGTGGTTTTAATAGCAAAAAGGCTGCCAAAGGATTTATTTCCAAGTGGTATGCTTTGTCACCTACAATTCCTTCCAGCATATGGCTATTTTTGTTATAGTGACCACTCTCAATGCAGAAAAATTATCTCTACATCTACTTCTATTTGATACCTCCATTTTTATAAGCTAGACTTCTCAGCCAACCCCTTTTCAATTCTtacagaaaaaaagggggggagccctttaaaattccttttatggAACAGTAAGCAAAGTATAGGCAATTACTGtttcttttaatgtgctttatatgcattgaaccctattatatatatatgtttttatatatagttatatatatataatatatatataatatataatgttttattatatatgtatatatgtatatatgtatatatgtatatatgtgtatatatgtatatatatgtatatataatgtttttccCCATACATTTAGATATATACTATGTTCTTTCCtcttggcatatccaaattgccagcatcactactatTGCACTTtcgggccattattaagtaaaatagggttacctgaacacaagcactgacATACCACAACAGGCGACTTAATAATCGAGTCAGCCACTAAGTGACCAACAGCCAGATAGTGTACATGGATacatacactggacaaagggatgatacACATTCTGGGCAGGATGGCACAGgatggtgcaagatttcatcacactactcagaatgtgcacaatttaaaacctatgaactgtttatttccggaattttccatttaatattttcagaccatggtagatggtgggtaactgaaaccgcagaaagtgaaactgcagataagggggactacAATATTAACCATGGTTGCCTCTGAGAAATGAGAATGCAGACATATTCAgagtatattttccattttatatacttCGGTTGTTtggtttattacttttatttttaactatgagtattctttctttaaaaaagacaagagtACATGAGAAGGCGATGGTGTCACATAGCAACCCCGGTGTTACCCTCAGTGAGGGTAAAGGACTGTGAATCTGTTCATTCTGGCGCGCAACCAGAGTTGAGAAGCACTGTAAAAGGCAGACTGAAATAAGAAATTAGCAGTTTCCACTGAACTATAATGGatcacaaaaacaaatgaacaccaaaattttaaaggaaagtcTAAGATCAGTAACTTCCTCTAATAAgaaaagttttgtattttattggtGACACTTTTGTACATTACaaaatatagtaattaaaatatgctaagaaaactaaaaataaaacacaggctTATATGGATTTAGGATTTTTTAAGTGATTAGATTGGCTCTAGTGTTATGCTTATTTTGGTCGCGGTACATacatgaatattaaaattattaaagatgCTATTAAACCTTAATTTTAATTGTACATATAACCCAGTAAATATTGCAAGAAATAAAACTCCAAGCATTACAAGGAAGCTTTAAATCAGGAAGGCAACATATGTCCTCAAACTATGGAGAATATGAAACTAGAGCTTCAAGAAGTACCATCAGGAGAGATGAACGAACAACAGGACCTGAGGTCACTCCCTAAGTATCTACTCTCTCCCACTGCCCCATCATTCTTCTGAAAAGATCATCTCTTAATGATGGCGAGAAGGTATCACTAACAGGTTTAAGTATCTATTCTATATCAAGAGATTATGCCAAGCTAGGacagggaaaatacaagatgaatgTGGAACATCTTATTGTGCCATAAAGCAAAGGAATACTCTAAGAAAGTGGTTGGATACTAAACCTAGGGGGAAAAGTCTGATGAAAAAGAAGATACTCAAAAGTACGTCcccacaaattaattaaaatgggaaaaataacaactgcaaagaaaaatgaaaagttaaattgAGTGATAAAAATTAACATCACCAATAAAGGGCTTCAGTGCTCTAGATATTATACCTTGAGAAAGACACATCACCATTTACGTAGTATTCCAGCCAAAAGTACATAACCCGAATGCAGGACTTTCTAGAAAATAATCGAtttgtattcttcaaaaatgtaaatgtcatggaagacaaagaaaggctgaggaaatgttctaaattaaagatgattaaaaatgCACTTCAATAAACTATGTTGATACTGAACTGGATCCTGTGGCAGAggaaaaaatttattataaaagacaTAATTGggacaaatgacaaaattaggTTGTAGATTAAAGTATTCTAACAACGTTAAGTGCCCTGAATTTGATTAACAATATTGTGGTCACGTAAAATATACTTGTTCTTAAGAAATACacactaaaatattaaatagtaaatgGCCAtagtgtatacacacatatttggggggcagagggcaggagggaggaagtaATAAGCAAAGGCAGCAAAACGTTAAAAATAAGTGAATCTAGGTGGAAGAGAGTACAATTTTTGTACTATTCttccaacttttctgtaagttgaaaattatttcaaaataaaacttctagaacacAGACGCCAACTTGAAGGGGCCCCCACTGGCCAATATCCAAAGAATATTCACACAGTTTCAAAGTATCTTcccataaattatttattaattacaaaggaaaataattttacaatggCTAAATCTGGCAATTACCACCTTAACTAAGTAACCCAAGTTAATATTACCCTTAACAATAATCTTAAAATGGGCTTCATGTACCTACTGATGTGATTTATTTGCAAGTGCAGTTTCACTCTGTGCCACTGATACCAAAAGTGTAAAACAATCAAATcgtgaggaaacatcagacaaacccaaactgaaggACATTCTAAAACTTAACTGtcctttactctttaaaaaaatgtgtgatgaaaaacaaagattgAGTAACTGCTCCAGATTAAAGGAAGCTAGAGGCATAATAACTAGTTAGAATGCATATCCTAGTTGGGACCCCaggtcagattaaaaaaaaaaaaaaaaaaaaggctataaagGATCTTATTGGAACAAATGGCAAAATCTAAATACACTTTGACTGCATATTCAATAACAGTACTATATCAATGTTAAATCTCCTAATTTGATAATTAAACTTTGGCTCTTAGGAGATAACACTGAAACATTTACAGGTAAAGGGTCATATCTGCAAATTAATCTCAAATGGTCCACCAACGATGATACGTATCTATagacagagtgaaaaaaaaatgcagcacaATGTTAGTAACTGGCGAATCTAGGGAACACCTTATACAGGACTAATTACACTAATCtctaagtttaaaatgttttcaaaataaaaaaatattaaccatACATTGTTCCCACTATCAGAAACATTAGAAATGTCGTTTTGTATCTGGAGGAAAGAATCCGTACaaatagaaatacatatacacatactcTCTCACAAACTTTATCACTTTCAAATGCCTttatgtggggggagggggaggcatatgtaaacaaagaaaagtctatataataaaacaaactaagacacagaagcatttaaaaacataagcCAAGATGACAGaaccaaatatattaatatacactAAGCTTCTGTATTAAGTTCTTAAAATGGGTCAAAAGTCAAGACTGAACCATAAAGGTCACCAGCACCATGAAAAGTGTACCAGAAATCTGCCAAATTAGAGGAACATCTGTCCATCTTCAAAAAGATATAGTATGTGCCTTGTGACAATCTCAGTACACATTTCCCACCTTGTACCTCTTCTTATTGGCACTTTTGAAGGCCAATATATAGGAAGCTCAACCCCAAAGACTATATTTCTCTCTGACAAATGATATCACTTAAATCAGAGAATATTCATGAAAAGGGCAGTTTAATACCAGTGAACCAAATCATTCAGCgcataattaaaaaatttttcttgactCAGAGAAGAAATTATACTCACTTCTTTTGGAGTGTGATTATCAGCAATTCTCTGACCTTCAAAGAGAAACCTGAGTGAATTCATTGGAACTCcctaaaaaaggcaaaaaacatatttatatacacaaaaatCTTAGAAAACAGATAATAGGAGTTttgatgcacacacaaaaaaaacatgaaagCTTCAATAGAATATGCAGAACATGAAACCAGAGAGCTAGTTCTATCATAATTACCATTTGTTGAGTACCAACTATTTGCTAGGCTCACCCTGTTACAAGTATTTTACATACATCATCATAAACGTTCATCACAGCAACCCTGGAAGGTATGTATTATCTccttaccttcattttacagctAGAGAACCTAAGGTAGAGAGAGGGCACACAAGCTAGCCATGAATTTAAGGCCAAATATGTTCCTAAGCCTGTGCTCTTGACCACTATTTTAGTTTCCTCTCAAATCTGTAAGctaacataaaagataaaatttaaaaattagatgagcACCTTCACTAGCTTCCAACTGTACAAGCAAAATTGGTTTTAATAGATTAATTCACAGAAAACTGG encodes the following:
- the SUMO1 gene encoding small ubiquitin-related modifier 1 isoform X4; protein product: MSDQDSSEIHFKVKMTTHLKKLKESYCQRQGVPMNSLRFLFEGQRIADNHTPKELGMEEEDVIEVYQEQTGGHSTF